A genome region from Anolis carolinensis isolate JA03-04 chromosome 6, rAnoCar3.1.pri, whole genome shotgun sequence includes the following:
- the tmem238 gene encoding transmembrane protein 238 isoform X2, which produces MGTSGLGRCRLALAFAVLMDAAGTGALLTGIFARLRLRGRDFGDLLIYSGAVLVFLSLLGWIMWYTGNIEIAPEELARDYGAKGGTLARLARKISRTWSRRQGGGLAMRTVPSSREAA; this is translated from the coding sequence ATGGGTACCTCAGGATTGGGTCGCTGTCGACTGGCGCTGGCCTTTGCGGTGCTGATGGACGCTGCAGGCACCGGGGCCCTGCTGACAGGCATCTTTGCCAGGCTCCGGCTCCGAGGCCGGGACTTTGGGGATCTTCTGATCTACTCCGGAGCCGTCCTGGTGTTCCTGAGCCTGCTGGGCTGGATCATGTGGTATACGGGCAATATCGAGATCGCCCCAGAAGAACTGGCAAGGGATTATGGTGCCAAGGGAGGCACTCTGGCCCGACTCGCCAGGAAGATCTCCCGGACCTGGTCCCGACGCCAAGGTGGTGGACTGGCCATGCGGACAGTGCCAAGCAGCCGGGAAGCAGCCTAG